The following proteins are co-located in the Macadamia integrifolia cultivar HAES 741 chromosome 3, SCU_Mint_v3, whole genome shotgun sequence genome:
- the LOC122073897 gene encoding serine/threonine-protein kinase BSK1-like codes for MGCCESFPLRETEPEKGKVQNHNQNPPFNHPPLSGDADASAAAAGVPPFSEFSLSDLKAATNNFSSDFIVSESGEKAPNLVYKGRLQNRRWIAVKKFTKVAWPDPKQFAEEAWGVGKLRHRRLANLIGYCCDGEERLLVAEYMPNDTLAKHLFHWENQTIEWAMRLRVALYIAEALDYCSTEGRPLYHDLNAYRVLFDEDGDPRLSCFGLMKNSRDGKSYSTNLAYTPPEYLRNGRVTPESVIFSFGTVLLDLLSGKHIPPSHALDMIRGKNILLLMDSHLEGNFSTEEATEVVGLASRCLQYEPRERPNPKNLVATLAPLITKPDVPSYVMLGIPKHEEAPPTPQHPLSPMGEACSRMDLTAIHQILVMTHYRDDEGTNELSFQEWTQQMRDMLEARKRGDFAFRDKDFKTAIDCYSQFIDVGTMVSPTVYARRSLCHLMSDQPDAALRDAMQAQCVYPEWPTAFYMQAVALAKLDMHKDASDMLNEAAGLEDKKQRGTRGS; via the exons ATGGGCTGCTGTGAATCGTTTCCGTTAAGGGAGACTGAACCAGAGAAAGGAAAAGTACAGAATCATAACCAAAACCCGCCATTTAACCACCCACCTCTCTCCGGTGATGCCGACGCCTCTGCCGCTGCTGCTGGAGTCCCTCCGTTCTCAGAGTTCTCACTTTCAGACCTCAAAGCTGCCACCAATAACTTCAGCTCCGACTTCATCGTATCTGAGAGCGGCGAGAAAGCCCCCAATCTCGTCTACAAGGGCCGTCTACAGAACCGCCGATGGATCGCCGTCAAGAAATTCACCAAAGTAGCGTGGCCTGATCCCAAGCAGTTCGCT GAGGAAGCGTGGGGAGTTGGGAAATTGCGGCATCGTAGGCTTGCGAATTTGATTGGTTACTGCTGCGATGGCGAGGAGAGGTTACTTGTTGCTGAATACATGCCCAATGACACCCTTGCGAAGCATCTATTTCACT GGGAAAATCAAACCATTGAGTGGGCAATGCGTTTAAGAGTTGCTTTATATATTGCTGAAGCCTTGGACTACTGTAGTACGGAAGGGCGACCGTTATACCATGATCTTAATGCTTACAGGGTCTTATTTGATGAG GATGGCGATCCACGGCTTTCCTGTTTTGGCCTTATGAAAAATAGCAGGGATGGGAAAAGTTATAGCACAAATCTTGCATACACTCCTCCAGAGTATTTAAGAAATG GAAGGGTCACTCCTGAAAGTGTCATCTTCAGCTTTGGAACTGTCCTCTTGGATCTTCTTAGTGGGAAACACATTCCTCCAAGTCAT GCTCTTGACATGATACGTGGCAAAAACATTCTTCTCTTAATGGATTCACACTTGGAGGGAAACTTTTCAACTGAAGAGGCAACTGAGGTTGTTGGGCTTGCTTCTCGTTGTTTGCAATATGAACCTCGGGAGCGACCAAATCCAAAAAACCTTGTTGCAACACTCGCACCACTGATCACAAAACCTGAT GTTCCGTCTTATGTGATGCTTGGAATTCCAAAGCATGAGGAAGCTCCTCCTACACCACAGCATCCTCTCTCTCCAATGGGTGAGGCTTGTTCACGAATGGACCTCACAGCTATCCATCAAATTTTGGTGATGACACACTACAGAGATGATGAAGGAACCAATGAG TTATCTTTCCAAGAGTGGACACAACAAATGCGAGATATGCTGGAAGCAAGGAAGCGTGGGGATTTTGCCTTCCGTGATAAAGATTTTAAGACCGCAATAGATTGTTATTCTCAG TTCATTGATGTGGGAACAATGGTTTCCCCTACTGTTTATGCGCGACGTAGCCTCTGCCATCTCATGAGTGACCAACCAGATGCTGCCCTCAGAGATGCAATGCAAGCACAGTGTGTGTACCCAGAATGGCCGACAGCCTTCTACATGCAGGCTGTTGCGCTTGCTAAGCTTGACATGCACAAAGATGCATCAGACATGTTGAACGAAGCAGCAGGACTGGAAGACAAGAAGCAAAGAGGCACTAGAGGATCTTAA